Proteins encoded within one genomic window of Humulus lupulus chromosome 1, drHumLupu1.1, whole genome shotgun sequence:
- the LOC133790390 gene encoding nifU-like protein 1, chloroplastic, whose amino-acid sequence MASLSATTTGILKSPSSSSPIILLKSHQYPQFISVKQRGLTSQNKTISKTAIGASNPSAPIGPSSSTSPGLYSAQKFELTAQNVDLVLEDVRPYLISDGGNVDVVSVEDGVVSLKLQGACESCPSSTTTMTMGIERVLKEKFGDTLKEIRQVYDEEVKETTAEAVNRHLDILRPAIKNFGGSVEVLSVENGDCFVNYVGPESIGSGVKAAIKEKFPDIVNVVFKQ is encoded by the exons ATGGCTTCTCTCTCAGCTACTACCACCGGAATCCTCAAATCCCCATCGTCTTCTTCTCCGATAATCCTACTCAAATCTCATCAATACCCACAATTCATATCGGTGAAACAACGTGGTCTAACCTCTCAAAACAAGACCATCTCAAAAACAGCAATTGGAGCTTCGAACCCAAGCGCGCCGATTGGTCCTTCTTCTTCTACTTCGCCAGGACTTTATTCTGCCCAGAAATTCGAACTCACAGCTCAAAACGTTGACTTGGTTCTCGAGGACGTACGACCTTATCTCATTTCTGACGGTGGCAACGTCGATGTCGTGTCCGTCGAAGATGGTGTCGTTTCTCTCAAACTTCAAG GGGCATGCGAAAGTTGTCCTAGCTCTACAACAACCATGACAATGGGGATTGAACGTGTACTAAAAGAAAAGTTTGGAGACACGCTTAAGGAAATCCGCCAAGTCTATGATGAAGAGGTGAAAGAGACAACTGCTGAG GCGGTGAACCGGCATCTTGACATTTTGAGACCAGCCATAAAGAACTTTGGTGGAAGCGTGGAAGTCTTATCTGTTGAAAATGGGGATTGCTTTGTTAACTATGTTGGCCCCGAGTCGATTGGATCTGGTGTCAAAGCTGCAATTAAGGAGAAGTTCCCTGATATtgtaaacgttgtgttcaaacaGTAG
- the LOC133790379 gene encoding uncharacterized protein LOC133790379, translating into MRVSSVHVNCETMHHSMVLLKSSCFLHRSPNNVKSKPFLGRGAYCSLRKQERRSLRKAWPSITVTLFGSGFFLGPLLDGLHSRVDLVVYDNGAIIIGPLHTNIWVPFLLGSFYCTIGLLQLYLDERGSSKISKDGIQKKAAVSLIALVVFIELSAEMYKAGVAYNTEAYILFGLAELLWLSLDRTLLGFTLACIVGIGCPLAETPLMKLFHLWYYPQPNINIFGQGLVSWTITCYFAYTIFLINFSRWLKSVLTAADQVNEGDS; encoded by the exons ATGAGAGTGTCAAGTGTGCATGTGAATTGTGAAACCATGCACCATTCGATGGTTTTGTTAAAATCCTCTTGCTTTCTACATAGGTCACCCAACAATGTGAAGTCTAAGCCTTTTCTGGGTAGAGGAGCCTACTGCAGCCTAAGAAAACAGGAGAGAAGAAGCCTCAGAAAAGCTTGGCCTTCAATCACAGTGACCCTCTTTGGTTCAGGTTTCTTCTTGGGTCCCTTGCTCGATGGGCTTCACTCAAGGGTAGATCTTGTGGTGTATGACAATGGAGCCATTATCATTGGCCCACTCCATACAAATATCTGG GTTCCTTTTCTCCTTGGTTCATTCTATTGCACTATTGGGTTGCTTCAACTCTACTTGGATGAAAGGGGCTCTTCAAAGATTTCAAAAGATGGTATCCAAAAGAAAGCAGCTGTTTCTTTGAT AGCACTTGTGGTATTTATAGAACTAAGCGCTGAAATGTACAAAGCTGGAGTTGCATACAACACTGAGGCCTACATATTGTTCGGATTAGCTGAGTTGCTATGGCTATCACTGGACAGAACACTGTTGGGGTTCACCCTGGCATGCATTGTTGGAATCGGTTGCCCACTAGCTGAGACTCCGTTAATGAA GCTCTTCCACCTCTGGTATTATCCACAGCCAAACATTAACATCTTTGGCCAG GGACTCGTCAGCTGGACAATCACTTGCTATTTTGCTTACACCATATTTTTGATCAATTTCTCTCGATGGCTGAAATCAGTGTTAACTGCTGCTGATCAAGTTAATGAGGGAGACTCTTAA